The proteins below are encoded in one region of Clostridium pasteurianum DSM 525 = ATCC 6013:
- the rsmB gene encoding 16S rRNA (cytosine(967)-C(5))-methyltransferase RsmB has product MNKSREIVAKVLTGVLRDKSYSNILLSNSLDDSNLEAKDRALVTEIVYGTLKYKYTIDKILSNFIRKDLKSIDIYVLNILRSSIYQMRYLDKIPEFAAVNEAVQIVKKKKGVGVSKFVNAVLRNYIRSKNVNFEKDDDEIHKLSFQYSFEPWMVELFVKQYGIEMAISIMEGLNEVAYISVRVNLLKENYDNIFNILLEGNFNIEKGYINKEAINIIKGGNIEQNNLFKDGFITVQDESAMLVASSMEISNNMTILDLCSAPGGKTTHICEILNNTGEVKAFDLHANKLRLIKKSAERLGIKNLICSEMDARKYDDKYKKIAHRVLIDVPCSGLGIIKKKPEIKWNKSIKDLKNIVKTQRSIMMNAAEYVKYGGYLIYSTCTLNSEENEKNIQWFLDNNLKYKVEPLYFGNYDNIIYSKEGWVTIIPNKYMDGFFICKLKKIH; this is encoded by the coding sequence ATGAATAAAAGTAGAGAAATAGTAGCAAAAGTTTTAACAGGGGTTTTAAGAGACAAATCCTATTCCAATATACTTTTAAGTAATTCATTGGATGATTCAAATTTGGAAGCTAAGGATAGAGCCTTAGTTACTGAAATAGTATATGGCACGTTGAAATACAAATATACAATTGATAAAATATTATCTAATTTTATTAGAAAAGATTTGAAAAGCATAGATATATATGTATTAAATATTTTAAGATCTTCTATATATCAGATGAGGTACTTAGATAAAATACCAGAATTTGCAGCTGTAAATGAGGCTGTACAAATAGTAAAAAAGAAAAAAGGTGTAGGAGTATCCAAGTTTGTAAATGCAGTCCTCAGGAATTATATAAGATCCAAGAATGTAAATTTTGAAAAAGATGATGATGAAATACATAAGCTTTCTTTTCAGTATTCTTTTGAGCCTTGGATGGTAGAGCTTTTTGTTAAGCAGTATGGAATTGAAATGGCAATTTCTATAATGGAAGGTCTCAATGAAGTAGCATATATATCTGTAAGAGTAAATCTACTAAAAGAAAATTATGATAATATTTTTAATATACTTTTAGAGGGGAATTTTAATATTGAAAAAGGTTATATAAATAAAGAGGCTATTAATATAATAAAAGGTGGAAATATTGAGCAAAATAATCTATTTAAAGATGGATTTATAACTGTTCAGGACGAAAGTGCAATGTTAGTAGCTTCATCTATGGAAATCAGCAATAATATGACTATTCTTGATTTATGTAGTGCACCTGGAGGTAAGACTACTCACATTTGTGAGATATTAAATAATACTGGAGAAGTTAAGGCTTTTGATCTTCATGCAAATAAATTAAGGTTAATAAAAAAGAGTGCTGAAAGACTGGGAATAAAAAATTTAATCTGCAGTGAAATGGACGCAAGAAAGTATGATGATAAATATAAAAAAATTGCTCATAGAGTTCTAATAGATGTACCTTGTTCAGGACTTGGAATCATAAAAAAGAAACCTGAAATAAAATGGAATAAATCTATTAAAGATTTAAAGAACATTGTAAAGACCCAGAGAAGTATTATGATGAATGCAGCAGAATATGTTAAATATGGTGGATATTTAATATACTCCACCTGTACTTTAAATTCAGAAGAAAATGAAAAAAATATTCAATGGTTTTTAGATAACAATCTAAAATATAAAGTTGAACCTTTATATTTTGGAAATTATGATAATATAATATATAGTAAAGAGGGATGGGTTACTATAATACCAAACAAATATATGGATGGTTTTTTTATTTGTAAACTTAAGAAAATACATTAG
- a CDS encoding zinc metallopeptidase: protein MWFFDPTFIILIPAIIISFWAQLKVSSTFDKYSRVRSRNGYTGADVARMILDSADLRDVPIEVIPGKLTDHYDPSSRVMRLSPEVFHGDSVSAIGVAAHESGHALQHKMNYAPLKIRNSIVPIVNFSSNASWIIFLIGIIFSIPALAEIGVILFTAVVVFQLITLPVEFNASKRAVNILESRAILMGDEVKGAKKVLDAAAMTYVAAALMAILNLVRLILISRRDD from the coding sequence ATGTGGTTTTTTGATCCGACTTTTATAATACTGATTCCAGCTATAATTATATCATTTTGGGCACAATTAAAAGTGAGTTCAACCTTTGACAAATATTCAAGGGTTAGAAGCAGAAATGGCTATACAGGTGCAGATGTAGCTAGAATGATTTTAGATTCAGCAGATTTGAGAGATGTTCCCATTGAAGTTATACCTGGGAAACTTACAGATCACTATGATCCTTCAAGCAGGGTAATGAGGTTATCTCCAGAGGTATTTCATGGCGATTCTGTTTCAGCTATTGGAGTTGCAGCCCATGAATCAGGGCATGCGCTGCAGCATAAAATGAACTATGCTCCTTTGAAAATTAGAAATTCTATAGTTCCAATTGTAAACTTTAGTTCTAATGCATCTTGGATAATATTTTTGATAGGTATTATCTTTTCCATACCAGCTTTAGCTGAGATTGGAGTTATACTTTTTACAGCTGTAGTTGTATTCCAACTTATAACTTTACCTGTAGAGTTTAATGCTTCAAAAAGAGCAGTAAATATACTGGAAAGCAGAGCAATATTGATGGGGGATGAAGTGAAAGGTGCTAAAAAAGTTTTAGATGCAGCAGCCATGACTTATGTAGCAGCAGCACTTATGGCTATATTAAATCTTGTTAGACTTATTCTCATAAGTAGAAGAGATGATTGA
- the fmt gene encoding methionyl-tRNA formyltransferase, with amino-acid sequence MNIVFMGTPEFSVPSLEKLIEKFNVKAVFTQPDKPKGRGKKVSISAVKEIALKNNIPVYQPEKIKKETEIIEKLKEINPDFIIVVAFGQILSKEILDIPKYACINLHASLLPKLRGAAPINWAIINGETVSGNTTMLMDVGLDTGDMLLKDIVDITGDMTAGDLHDILMERGADLLVKTINEYVKGTIVPEKQKDENSNYAPMLTKQSGEINWNTSGKDIYNLVRGLNPYPLAHCKYNEKNMKIHKVKVLDKVYDEIPGTIIEVNNDGIIVACKNSSLLIEVIQFPGKRSMTVEEYTRGNKIDRGVILQ; translated from the coding sequence TTGAATATAGTATTTATGGGAACACCAGAGTTTTCTGTACCTTCTTTAGAAAAACTTATAGAAAAATTTAATGTAAAAGCTGTGTTTACTCAACCGGATAAACCTAAGGGAAGAGGTAAAAAAGTGAGTATATCTGCAGTTAAGGAAATAGCATTAAAAAATAATATTCCTGTATATCAACCAGAGAAAATAAAGAAAGAAACTGAAATAATAGAAAAGTTAAAGGAGATAAATCCAGATTTCATTATAGTTGTGGCCTTTGGACAGATATTATCTAAGGAAATATTAGATATTCCAAAGTATGCCTGTATAAATCTACATGCATCTCTATTGCCAAAACTTAGAGGTGCAGCTCCTATAAATTGGGCTATTATAAATGGAGAGACTGTATCTGGTAATACTACTATGCTTATGGATGTAGGGCTGGATACGGGAGATATGCTCTTAAAAGATATTGTAGATATAACCGGCGATATGACAGCTGGTGATTTACATGATATTCTTATGGAAAGAGGTGCTGATTTATTAGTAAAAACTATAAATGAATATGTTAAGGGTACTATAGTTCCAGAAAAACAAAAAGATGAAAATTCTAATTATGCCCCAATGCTTACAAAACAAAGTGGGGAAATCAACTGGAATACAAGTGGTAAAGATATTTATAATTTAGTAAGAGGATTAAATCCTTATCCCCTTGCCCACTGTAAATATAATGAAAAAAATATGAAAATACACAAGGTTAAAGTTTTAGATAAGGTGTATGATGAAATACCTGGTACAATAATAGAAGTGAATAACGATGGAATAATAGTTGCTTGCAAAAATAGCAGTTTACTTATTGAGGTAATACAATTTCCAGGAAAAAGATCTATGACGGTAGAAGAATATACTAGAGGCAATAAAATTGATAGAGGAGTTATTTTACAATAA
- the def gene encoding peptide deformylase, with translation MALRNIRTLGDNILRKKSRPIDKINDRILTLIEDMKETMYEAQGVGLAAPQVGILKRLVVIDVGEGPIVLINPEIIETKGNVLDEEGCLSIPDQQGKVERPEYVKAKALNEKGEAIIIEGRELLARAICHELDHLDGVLYIDKIVKGDEK, from the coding sequence ATGGCATTAAGAAATATAAGAACTTTAGGAGATAATATTTTAAGAAAGAAGAGTAGACCTATTGATAAAATAAATGATAGAATACTCACTTTAATAGAAGATATGAAGGAAACTATGTATGAAGCACAAGGAGTGGGTCTTGCAGCACCACAAGTGGGAATACTTAAAAGATTAGTTGTTATAGATGTAGGTGAGGGACCTATAGTGCTTATCAATCCTGAAATTATTGAGACTAAAGGAAATGTATTAGATGAAGAGGGATGTCTAAGTATACCAGATCAACAGGGTAAAGTTGAAAGACCTGAATATGTTAAAGCAAAGGCATTAAATGAAAAAGGTGAGGCTATAATAATAGAAGGAAGAGAACTTTTAGCTAGAGCCATTTGTCATGAATTAGACCATTTAGATGGAGTGCTTTATATTGATAAAATAGTAAAAGGAGATGAAAAATAA
- the priA gene encoding primosomal protein N', with the protein MFKYAGVVINNESSEVDKIFTYKIPKNLMNLIRIGQRVKVPFGRGNKMVFGFIIELYETYESTYNIKNIDSICDDFTVLREKDIELINLMRKKYICTYLDCIKLIIPTAINRGMKQKTSNKIFIKNRLTDKYNREPYSNIFFAVENNNGKYSKSELSKNFKLSLSSINTLIKHDFLSADKKIIDRYNQKKYKKYCEKKLNENQQFAVNKIINSNKNKFLIHGVTGSGKTEIYMNLVNIMMKQGKDSIVLVPEIALTPQTVERFKGRFGDKIAVFHSGLSDGERYDEWIRVKTNKVKIAVGARSAIFLPFSNLGMIIIDEEHETSYKSEITPKYTAVEVGIIKSNLENCKLVLGSATPSLETYYKCTNKEMEIITISKRADGAKFPKISIVDMKEELALNNKSMFSGLLLNEIHRTLSKGDQIILFLNRRGHSTFVSCRKCGYVFKCEHCDISLTYHSGINKLICHYCGNTKNLTSICPKCGSKYVKYFGVGTEKIEKEINKIFTGAKTLRMDYDTTRRKNAYEIIYNKFKAGEADILIGTQMVAKGLDFKNVTLVGVIAADLSLNLPDYRANERTFQLINQVSGRAGRGLKEGRVIIQTYNSESNAIIAAANNDYLGFYEEEIKIRKSMEYPPFSDIFLINISSKNEDLLIKSTQNISLLLKNIIKEYSNIKMLGPCPCVISKIKEMFRWQIILKGKINHEFAAYMKKFLYECIKNDYNDIRISVDINPISLL; encoded by the coding sequence GTGTTTAAATATGCAGGCGTTGTGATAAATAACGAATCTAGTGAGGTAGATAAAATATTTACCTATAAAATTCCAAAAAATTTAATGAATTTAATAAGAATAGGTCAGAGAGTAAAAGTACCTTTTGGTAGAGGAAATAAAATGGTATTTGGATTTATAATTGAGCTTTATGAAACATACGAAAGTACATATAATATAAAGAATATAGATAGTATTTGTGATGATTTTACAGTTCTTAGAGAAAAAGATATAGAACTTATAAATTTAATGAGAAAAAAATATATATGTACCTATTTGGATTGTATAAAATTAATTATACCTACAGCTATTAATAGAGGCATGAAGCAAAAAACAAGTAATAAAATTTTCATAAAAAACAGATTAACGGATAAATATAATCGAGAACCCTATAGTAATATATTTTTTGCAGTAGAAAATAATAATGGGAAATATAGCAAAAGTGAATTGAGTAAAAATTTTAAATTGTCACTATCTTCTATAAATACATTGATAAAACATGATTTTTTAAGTGCAGATAAGAAGATAATTGATAGATATAATCAAAAAAAATATAAAAAATATTGCGAAAAAAAATTAAATGAAAATCAGCAATTTGCAGTAAATAAAATAATAAATAGTAATAAAAATAAATTTTTAATACATGGTGTGACAGGTAGTGGTAAAACAGAAATATATATGAATCTTGTAAACATAATGATGAAGCAGGGAAAAGATTCTATTGTTTTAGTTCCAGAGATTGCTCTAACACCACAAACTGTAGAACGGTTTAAGGGAAGATTTGGGGATAAAATAGCTGTATTTCATAGTGGACTTTCTGATGGAGAAAGATATGATGAATGGATTAGAGTAAAAACTAATAAAGTAAAGATAGCTGTAGGAGCTAGGTCGGCAATATTTTTACCCTTTTCCAATTTAGGGATGATAATAATAGATGAAGAACATGAAACCAGCTATAAATCAGAAATAACACCTAAGTACACCGCTGTAGAAGTAGGTATAATTAAAAGTAATTTAGAAAATTGCAAATTAGTATTGGGTTCTGCTACACCTTCACTAGAGACCTATTATAAATGTACCAATAAGGAAATGGAAATAATAACTATTTCTAAAAGAGCTGATGGAGCTAAATTTCCTAAGATAAGTATTGTAGATATGAAGGAAGAACTGGCTTTAAATAACAAATCTATGTTTAGTGGACTTCTTTTAAATGAAATTCATAGGACTTTAAGCAAGGGAGATCAAATTATACTTTTTTTAAATAGAAGAGGCCATTCTACTTTTGTTTCCTGTAGAAAATGCGGTTATGTTTTTAAATGTGAACATTGTGATATATCACTTACTTATCATAGTGGAATTAATAAATTAATTTGCCATTATTGCGGCAATACTAAAAATTTGACTTCAATTTGTCCTAAATGCGGAAGTAAGTACGTAAAATACTTTGGAGTTGGAACAGAAAAAATAGAAAAAGAAATAAATAAAATTTTTACTGGAGCCAAAACATTGAGAATGGATTATGATACTACAAGGCGCAAAAATGCCTATGAAATAATATATAATAAGTTTAAGGCAGGAGAAGCTGATATACTTATAGGAACCCAAATGGTGGCAAAGGGACTTGATTTTAAAAATGTTACTTTAGTTGGAGTTATTGCTGCAGATTTATCTTTAAATTTGCCAGATTATAGGGCCAATGAAAGAACCTTTCAACTTATTAATCAAGTTTCAGGAAGGGCAGGTAGAGGCTTAAAAGAAGGAAGAGTTATAATACAAACTTATAATAGTGAGAGTAATGCTATAATAGCAGCTGCCAATAATGACTATTTGGGATTTTATGAAGAAGAAATAAAAATAAGAAAATCTATGGAGTATCCACCCTTTAGTGATATATTTTTAATCAATATAAGTAGTAAAAATGAAGATTTATTAATAAAAAGTACACAGAATATTAGTTTGTTATTAAAAAATATTATAAAAGAATATAGTAATATAAAGATGTTAGGACCATGTCCCTGTGTTATATCTAAAATAAAGGAAATGTTTAGATGGCAGATAATCTTAAAGGGTAAAATAAACCATGAGTTTGCAGCTTATATGAAAAAATTTCTTTATGAATGCATTAAAAATGATTATAATGATATAAGGATTAGTGTAGACATAAATCCTATTAGTTTATTGTAA
- the coaBC gene encoding bifunctional phosphopantothenoylcysteine decarboxylase/phosphopantothenate--cysteine ligase CoaBC — MSSKNIVLGICGGIAVYKALDIVSRLKKKDINVNVIMTKSATEFVTPLSFQSLSQNMVISDMFEEPRAWEIQHISLAKKADLMLIVPATANIIGKVANGIADDMLSTTIMATTAPVVFAPAMNTNMYRNPIVQDNIQKLQRFGYKFILPSSGRLACGDVGEGKLPDTEYISNVALSMLYDKKDLIGKKVLVTAGPTVSYIDPVRYITNKSSGKMGYAIAEEARDRGAEVTLISGPSSLEKPYGVKIIDVDTNEDMYNKVLEYYNDSDIVIKSAAVADYKVKNYSEKKIKKADGDLNITFTRDNDILKVLGDKKKNQILIGFAAESNDLIENAKSKIYKKNLNYIIANDITLKDTGFSSDDNLVTIISNTGEVYNLDKMSKRNIARKMFDLLEEKR, encoded by the coding sequence ATGTCCTCAAAAAATATAGTTTTGGGAATATGTGGAGGTATAGCAGTCTATAAAGCACTTGATATAGTAAGTCGTCTTAAAAAGAAAGATATAAATGTAAATGTAATTATGACTAAATCTGCTACAGAGTTTGTAACACCTTTAAGTTTTCAATCTTTAAGTCAGAATATGGTCATATCTGATATGTTTGAAGAACCAAGAGCTTGGGAAATTCAACATATCTCTTTAGCTAAAAAGGCAGATTTAATGCTAATAGTTCCTGCTACGGCTAATATTATTGGAAAAGTGGCAAATGGCATAGCTGATGATATGTTATCAACTACTATAATGGCTACTACAGCACCGGTAGTATTTGCACCAGCTATGAATACAAATATGTATAGAAATCCTATAGTTCAAGATAATATTCAAAAATTACAGAGATTTGGTTATAAATTTATATTACCAAGCAGTGGAAGACTGGCTTGTGGTGATGTGGGAGAGGGTAAACTTCCAGATACTGAGTATATTTCAAATGTTGCATTAAGTATGTTATATGATAAAAAAGATTTAATCGGTAAGAAAGTTCTAGTTACTGCCGGTCCAACTGTTTCATATATAGATCCTGTAAGATACATTACTAATAAGTCTTCTGGGAAAATGGGGTATGCCATCGCAGAAGAGGCTAGAGATAGGGGAGCAGAAGTAACTCTTATTTCAGGACCTTCTTCATTAGAGAAACCTTATGGCGTAAAAATAATTGATGTAGATACCAATGAAGATATGTATAACAAAGTTTTAGAATATTATAATGATAGTGACATTGTAATAAAATCTGCAGCTGTCGCAGACTATAAAGTAAAAAACTATTCAGAAAAAAAAATAAAAAAGGCGGATGGAGATTTAAACATTACATTTACACGAGATAATGATATTCTTAAAGTTTTAGGAGATAAAAAGAAAAATCAAATTTTAATTGGCTTTGCAGCAGAAAGTAATGATTTAATAGAAAATGCTAAATCTAAAATATATAAAAAAAATTTGAATTACATAATTGCAAATGATATAACCTTAAAAGATACAGGATTTTCTAGTGATGATAATTTGGTTACCATTATAAGTAATACTGGAGAAGTATATAATTTGGATAAAATGTCTAAAAGGAATATAGCAAGAAAAATGTTTGATTTGCTAGAGGAAAAGCGCTAA
- the rpoZ gene encoding DNA-directed RNA polymerase subunit omega: MNNSMINPSIVDLVKKAGDRYSVVVITSKRARQIISGSKPLVDIDANKPLTIAINELDQDKFQYDTEKEGSK, encoded by the coding sequence ATGAACAATTCAATGATTAATCCATCAATAGTAGATCTAGTAAAAAAAGCAGGAGATAGATATTCCGTGGTTGTAATAACTTCAAAAAGAGCAAGACAGATAATATCAGGTTCTAAGCCATTAGTAGATATTGATGCAAATAAACCACTTACAATTGCTATAAATGAACTGGATCAAGATAAATTCCAATATGATACTGAAAAAGAAGGAAGTAAGTAA
- the gmk gene encoding guanylate kinase: MKKNKGLLIVLSGPSGAGKGTLCKELLNRQRFWLSVSATTRQPREGEVPNESYYFLSRDEFKNKILNGDFLEYAEVYGNFYGTPKSNVMERLENGEDVILEIDIQGALKVKDNYPEGVFIFILPPSMEELRNRIIGRGSETAESLVTRFKAAYREINYVSKYNYAVINDTVDLAVNKIESIIAAERCRVDRIKDKILNSKEDLIHEQFND, from the coding sequence ATGAAAAAGAACAAAGGACTTTTAATAGTATTATCTGGGCCTTCAGGAGCAGGAAAAGGTACTCTTTGCAAAGAATTGTTAAATAGACAAAGATTTTGGCTTTCAGTATCTGCCACTACAAGGCAGCCGCGAGAAGGAGAAGTACCAAACGAGAGTTATTATTTTTTAAGTAGGGATGAATTTAAAAACAAGATTTTGAATGGTGATTTTTTAGAATATGCAGAGGTATATGGAAATTTCTATGGTACACCAAAATCCAATGTTATGGAAAGACTGGAAAATGGAGAAGATGTAATATTAGAGATAGATATTCAAGGAGCATTAAAGGTGAAGGATAACTATCCAGAGGGAGTATTTATATTTATATTACCACCATCTATGGAGGAACTTAGAAATAGAATTATAGGAAGAGGCAGTGAAACAGCAGAATCTTTGGTAACCAGATTTAAAGCTGCTTATAGAGAAATAAATTATGTTTCAAAATATAATTATGCTGTTATAAATGATACTGTAGATTTAGCAGTAAATAAAATAGAAAGTATAATAGCTGCTGAAAGATGCAGAGTTGACAGAATAAAAGATAAAATATTAAATTCTAAGGAGGATTTGATTCATGAACAATTCAATGATTAA
- the remA gene encoding extracellular matrix/biofilm regulator RemA: MGIRLINIGFGNIVSANRLVAIVSPESAPIKRIIQEARDRGMLIDATYGRRTRAVIITDSDHVILSAVQPETVANRLASKDEEAIDEVEE, encoded by the coding sequence ATGGGTATACGATTAATTAATATAGGATTTGGCAACATAGTTTCTGCAAATAGATTGGTTGCTATTGTAAGTCCTGAATCTGCACCTATTAAAAGGATAATACAGGAAGCAAGAGATAGAGGAATGCTTATAGATGCAACTTATGGAAGAAGAACAAGAGCGGTTATAATTACTGATAGTGATCATGTTATACTTTCAGCTGTTCAGCCTGAAACAGTGGCTAATAGATTGGCATCTAAAGATGAAGAAGCTATAGACGAGGTTGAAGAATAA
- a CDS encoding YicC/YloC family endoribonuclease: protein MVSSMTGYGRAFYECKNRNFTIEIRSVNHRYLDLNIKMPRSLISLEDRIRKKLQEKLSRGKIDIYITQTVLETESSKAVLNKNLSDSIVNCLREMNERYEIKEPLSLSLIAKFPDVITIEQKDEDFDEVWNKLQMPLEEAISALVSMRLKEGVKLREDIEYKCLTIDNLVNSIDVKSKVVVEQYRIKLNERIKELMGDNNVDENRLAMEVAIFSDKACIDEEIVRLKSHILQLKESLKSDKPIGRKLDFIVQEMNREANTIASKANDVNIVHLVLDIKNEIEKIREQVQNIQ, encoded by the coding sequence ATGGTAAGTAGTATGACAGGATATGGAAGAGCTTTTTATGAATGTAAAAATAGAAATTTTACCATAGAAATAAGAAGTGTAAATCATAGATATCTTGATTTAAATATAAAGATGCCAAGAAGTCTTATTTCTCTTGAAGATAGAATAAGAAAAAAGTTACAAGAGAAATTGAGTCGAGGGAAAATAGATATCTATATAACGCAGACTGTATTAGAAACAGAATCTTCTAAAGCTGTATTAAATAAAAATTTAAGTGATAGTATTGTAAATTGCCTAAGGGAAATGAATGAACGTTATGAGATTAAGGAACCGTTATCACTTTCATTAATAGCTAAATTTCCAGATGTAATAACCATAGAACAAAAGGATGAAGATTTTGATGAAGTTTGGAATAAATTGCAAATGCCCTTAGAAGAAGCAATAAGTGCCTTAGTTTCCATGAGATTAAAAGAAGGTGTAAAATTAAGAGAGGATATAGAATATAAATGTTTAACTATAGATAATCTAGTTAACAGTATAGATGTAAAATCTAAAGTGGTAGTAGAACAATACAGAATAAAGCTCAATGAAAGAATTAAGGAACTTATGGGTGATAATAACGTAGATGAAAATAGATTAGCAATGGAAGTAGCAATTTTTAGTGACAAAGCATGTATAGATGAAGAAATTGTAAGACTTAAAAGTCACATTTTACAATTAAAAGAAAGTTTAAAAAGTGATAAACCCATAGGACGAAAATTAGATTTTATAGTTCAAGAAATGAATAGAGAAGCGAATACCATTGCTTCTAAAGCAAATGATGTGAACATAGTTCATCTTGTTTTGGATATAAAGAATGAGATAGAGAAGATAAGAGAACAAGTGCAAAATATACAATAA
- a CDS encoding aminotransferase class I/II-fold pyridoxal phosphate-dependent enzyme, which produces MKINNRIAKLGEYHFKKIDDEKKEFLRSGKKIIDLGIGDPDLPVHPDILKELVDSLSVKDFNKYPPYDGLEELKKQIIKYYKNTYSVKLDLDEVLVLIGSKEGISNIIPAVCNFGDGIIMTDPSYPVYETAANLWGAVPYKIPLKEKNKFLPELNHISDRDMLKSKIFIINYPNNPTGAVANEEFYKDIVKFCADRDIVLCNDSAYNEIIEENRDPISILQYDRDKKNCIEFGTMSKTYNMTGFRIGYAVGNRGVIKALLTIKSNLDSGQFKPIQYAAIKALNLDRGYINSIRHIYDERRKSAEVILKNKNIEFFKTTGTFYIWCKVPKNYTTYEFCSEVLRKHGIVVTPGYSFGNLGYEYFRIALTKDKFIIEEGLNKFDIYNL; this is translated from the coding sequence GTGAAAATTAATAATAGAATTGCAAAACTAGGTGAATATCATTTTAAGAAAATAGATGATGAGAAAAAGGAATTTTTACGGTCTGGTAAAAAAATAATTGATTTAGGTATAGGGGATCCAGATCTTCCAGTTCACCCTGATATTTTGAAAGAATTAGTTGATAGTCTATCTGTAAAAGATTTTAATAAATATCCACCTTATGACGGACTTGAAGAATTAAAAAAGCAGATTATAAAATATTATAAAAACACATATTCTGTAAAATTAGATTTGGATGAAGTTTTAGTCCTCATAGGTTCAAAGGAAGGGATTAGTAATATTATACCAGCAGTTTGTAATTTTGGTGATGGTATTATAATGACAGATCCATCTTATCCAGTTTACGAAACTGCTGCAAATCTCTGGGGAGCAGTGCCCTATAAAATACCATTAAAAGAAAAAAATAAATTTCTTCCTGAATTAAATCACATTTCAGATAGAGATATGTTAAAATCGAAAATTTTTATAATAAATTATCCTAATAATCCTACAGGGGCAGTTGCAAATGAAGAGTTTTATAAAGATATAGTAAAATTTTGTGCTGATAGGGATATAGTTTTATGCAATGATTCAGCCTATAACGAAATAATAGAAGAAAATAGAGATCCTATAAGTATTCTTCAATATGATAGGGATAAAAAAAATTGTATTGAATTTGGAACTATGTCTAAAACTTATAATATGACAGGTTTTAGAATAGGTTATGCAGTGGGAAACAGAGGAGTTATAAAGGCACTTTTAACTATAAAAAGTAATTTGGATTCAGGACAGTTTAAACCAATACAATATGCTGCAATTAAAGCATTGAACTTAGACCGAGGTTATATAAATTCTATTAGACATATATATGATGAAAGAAGAAAATCTGCAGAGGTTATTTTGAAAAATAAAAATATAGAGTTCTTTAAAACCACGGGAACTTTTTATATATGGTGTAAAGTACCCAAAAATTATACGACTTATGAGTTTTGCAGTGAGGTTTTAAGGAAGCATGGAATAGTTGTTACACCAGGATATAGTTTTGGAAATCTAGGATATGAATATTTTAGGATAGCACTTACAAAAGATAAATTTATAATTGAAGAGGGCTTAAATAAATTTGATATATATAATTTATAA